GTTCGGCGTCCTTTGACTGACTTAGCGGTTCTTGCCGATCAGGTGGATGTCCTGGTAGGTGTTCGCGCTGTAAGGGTGGATCTCCCACCCTTCGATATAGGGGTGTTGCAGGGCGATCTCTTCGGTATAGAAGATGAAGGCATAGGGCGACTCCTCGACGATGATCTCCTGGGCTTCGCGGTAGATGTCGACCGACTCCTGGCTGTCGGGTGGCACCAGGCGTCCCTGGGTGACGAGCTCGTCGATGTGGGGGTCGGCGTAGTTGACGTAGTTGGAGGCGCCGTCGCTGGTGAACTGGCGGATCATGGCCCTGTCCGGATCGAGCTGGCCGCCCCAACCGAGGATGAAGAGGTCATAGTCGTCGCTGGTCTGGACCCGGCTCAAAAAGGCGCCGAACTCTTCGACGGTTACGGAGAGTTCGATGCCGACCTGGGAGAGTTCGAACCCCATGATCTCGGCGATTTGGATGCGGATGGGGTTGTCGCTCACGTGCATGCGCACGCTGAAGCCGTCGCCGTAGCCAGCTTCCTCGAGCAGTTCGCGGGCTCTTTCGGGATTGTAGTCGTAGCGGGTGACGTCGGGGTTGAACCAGGGCATGTAGGGCATGATCATGCTGACGCCCGGCTGGCCGATGCCCTCCAAGACCCGCTCGACGATCGCCTCGCGGGGGATGACGTGATTGATCGCCTGGCGGACGCGAACGTCGTCTAGCGGCTCGCTCAATTGGTTGAAGCCCATATAGGTGTAGCCGGTACCCGGCGAGCGCTGCACGATGACGTCGGGATCGTCCTCGAGGCGCGAGAGCTCGGCGGGCACCACGTCGTCCTGGTAGAGGTCGATTTCGCCGCCCTCGAAGGCCAGCAGGCGGGTAGCGGTCTCCGGGATGGGGCGGATTTCGACGCTGTCGACCTGCGCCCGGCCGCCCCAGTAGTCCGGGAAGGCCGTGAGCACCGTGCGGTCGTCGCGTTGGATGGACTCGAACATCATCGGGCCGGTGCCCACCGGGTTCGAGGCGAAATCGTCGTCGCCTAAGTCGGCGGGAACGATCTGCATGCGCGCGATGTTGTTGAGCAAAAACGAGTTGGCCTCGCTCAGGTGGAAGACGACGGTGCCGTCGTCCGGCGTCTCGATACTTTCGATGTCCTCGTAGAGCTGGCGGTTCGGCGAGTCGTTCTCCGGGTTCAAGACCCATTCGAAGGTGTAGCGCACGTCGTCAGAAGTGAACTCGCGGCCGTGGTGGAATACCACCCCTTCGCGCAAGGTGAAGGTGATGGTGCGCCCGTCCTCGCTGAATTCCCAGTCGGTGGCGAGGCGCGGCTCGAGGCTCAGGTCGGGCGCAAAGGCAACGAGCTCCTCCATCATCATCTTGATGACCCTAAAGGAGTAGATGTCCGTGCCGATGCGCGGGTCGAGGCTCGAGATCTCGCTCGCTTGCGCGATGATCAGGCGGTTGGGCGAAGCGGCGAAGGCGGCGCTGGCGAAAAGCACGAGGCTGAGCGCGAGGGAAACAAAGCCCTTAACGTGGTTCATCTGTCCTCCTTGGACGGCCTTGGTGGGCGGACGGCTTCCGAACGGACGGCTTGGGTTTGGGGCCGCGGCTCGCTTGCCGCCGGATCGCTGACGGGTACCCTACCCTAACAGGTAACCCTAACAGGAACGCGCCGTGCTGGCGACATCGGCAGGCAGCGGACATGAACAGCGGACATGAACAGCGGACATGAACAGCGGGCTTGCCGCAAAGGCTCAGCGGTCCTTGCCGATCAGGTGGATGTCCTGATAGGTCGCCGTGTTGTAGGGGTGGACCTGCCAGCCGCTGATGGTGTCGTGGTAGACGCCGATCTCCTGCTCGTACATGATGAAGGCGTAAGGCACGTCGCCGACGATGATCTCCTGTACCTCGTGGTAGATGGCCATCTGCTCCTCGTCGTAGAGCGGCAGGCTGCGGCCGCGCTCTAAAAGCTCGTCGACGCGGTCGTTCTGGTAGTGGGTAAAGTTGCTGCCGCCCTCGCGGGAAAACTGCCTGGCGATGGCGCGGTCGGGATCGACGTTGCGGCTCCAGCCCAGGATGAAGAGGTCGTAGTCGTCGCTGTCTTGAACCCGGCTCAAGAAGGCGCCCCACTCTTCGATGGTGACGGTGAGCTCGATGCCGAGCTGCGAGAGCTCGGCTTGCAGGATCTCCGCGACCTGTTCGCGCACGGGATTCTGGTTGGTGTAGATGCTCAGGCTCAAGCCGCCGGCCTCGAGTCCGGCCTCCGCTAAGAGTTCGCGGGCGCGTTCGGGGTCGTAGTCGAAGCGGGGAACGCCCGGGTAGTACCAGGGGGAGCCCGACGAGAAGGGGCTGATCGCCACTTCGGCGGTGCCCTGCATCACCCGCTCGACCACGGCCTCGCGGGGGATGAGGTGGGCGATAGCCTCGCGCACGCGCACGTCGTCTAGCGGCTCGACCTCTTGGTTGAAGCCGACATAGGTGTAGGTGAGACCCGGCACGCGCTGCACCCCGATGTCGGGATTGGCCTCGAGGCTTTCGACCTCGCTGGGCACCACGCGACCCTGGTAGAGGTCGATCTCGCCTGCTTCAAAGGCCAAGAGGCGGGCGGTGTCCTCGGGGATGGGCCGGAACTCGACCTCGTCTATCTGCGGGCGGCCGCCCCAGTAGTCCGGGAAGGCGCGAAGCACCATGCGGTCGTCGCGCGTCCACGACTCGAAGACGAGAGGGCCGGTGCCGACGGGCTGGCGGTCGAAGTCGCGCTCGTCGGCGTCGC
This DNA window, taken from Deinococcota bacterium, encodes the following:
- a CDS encoding ABC transporter substrate-binding protein, with product MNHVKGFVSLALSLVLFASAAFAASPNRLIIAQASEISSLDPRIGTDIYSFRVIKMMMEELVAFAPDLSLEPRLATDWEFSEDGRTITFTLREGVVFHHGREFTSDDVRYTFEWVLNPENDSPNRQLYEDIESIETPDDGTVVFHLSEANSFLLNNIARMQIVPADLGDDDFASNPVGTGPMMFESIQRDDRTVLTAFPDYWGGRAQVDSVEIRPIPETATRLLAFEGGEIDLYQDDVVPAELSRLEDDPDVIVQRSPGTGYTYMGFNQLSEPLDDVRVRQAINHVIPREAIVERVLEGIGQPGVSMIMPYMPWFNPDVTRYDYNPERARELLEEAGYGDGFSVRMHVSDNPIRIQIAEIMGFELSQVGIELSVTVEEFGAFLSRVQTSDDYDLFILGWGGQLDPDRAMIRQFTSDGASNYVNYADPHIDELVTQGRLVPPDSQESVDIYREAQEIIVEESPYAFIFYTEEIALQHPYIEGWEIHPYSANTYQDIHLIGKNR
- a CDS encoding ABC transporter substrate-binding protein, encoding MAAVVPVIFSILAALAFAASSLADAQNRLIIGESAEAVGLDPRVQNDVPSFTRMQTIMEPLVTFSTDMEVIPRLAESWQIGEDGLSLTFALRQGVLFHHGQELTAEDVVYTFDWVLDEANNSVHRSLYADITAVEAVDDYTVRMELQAPNAFVLNNVALMPIVPRDADERDFDRQPVGTGPLVFESWTRDDRMVLRAFPDYWGGRPQIDEVEFRPIPEDTARLLAFEAGEIDLYQGRVVPSEVESLEANPDIGVQRVPGLTYTYVGFNQEVEPLDDVRVREAIAHLIPREAVVERVMQGTAEVAISPFSSGSPWYYPGVPRFDYDPERARELLAEAGLEAGGLSLSIYTNQNPVREQVAEILQAELSQLGIELTVTIEEWGAFLSRVQDSDDYDLFILGWSRNVDPDRAIARQFSREGGSNFTHYQNDRVDELLERGRSLPLYDEEQMAIYHEVQEIIVGDVPYAFIMYEQEIGVYHDTISGWQVHPYNTATYQDIHLIGKDR